One stretch of Armigeres subalbatus isolate Guangzhou_Male chromosome 2, GZ_Asu_2, whole genome shotgun sequence DNA includes these proteins:
- the LOC134211761 gene encoding uncharacterized protein LOC134211761 translates to MTSNRKKKNRKDEAYMHVHSTYAPEQVDRTSCLACGKECISLDKCNSFYNMSLNARWALVNDKKICRKCLTKHFKACEWNIPCNQNGCSFLHHRLLHDDSRHKKSISSFPSEFASVNAHHGLGEVLLKYVRVTVQGKGKSISTFAFLDAGSTSTLMEHSLWEELNLDGEESPLHISWTGEQGRYEENSVVFSAEITSAQNPECSFRIPKVHTVRSLNLPAQTMPVKDLAKHYRHLSNLPLESYAAVKPRLLLGVDSSRLEYPLDSREGKENQPIAVLTRLGWVIYGPYSMTEENIGKKDVSYDEQSMEYMQTNIIHKDRGYETAPMRRCEDARLPKGDSLPLQQYDCWNKRTSRESKLVKELQETKNGTSIRRIHPLVASTEESHTLRRFVVSADFFSLNPSELELADLNLCYIQSEGGFGIRGWCTNSRKVLHVICEQRITQNDTNLRSRMITSLTDINKQPTRKITNEVLWNSLMEMQNIIELSPLTHAPIEETENKALIPSHYLLGFFGGTQFLAFYGDTTAILMNNRKFLQNFANIFWKIWRFIVGSNLLKNSLLKSYWTSAQQEVLMNPDPVHGVGVLRHLRTRLCHRLAVMYV, encoded by the coding sequence ATGACTTCAAATcggaaaaaaaagaatcggaagGATGAAGCATACATGCATGTACATTCCACGTACGCACCAGAACAGGTGGACCGCACAAGTTGCCTAGCTTGTGGAAAGGAGTGTATTTCTCTCGACAAGTGCAACAGTTTCTACAACATGTCACTGAATGCAAGATGGGCCCTGGTGAATGATAAAAAGATCTGTCGCAAGTGTTTAACCAAGCACTTCAAAGCTTGTGAATGGAACATTCCGTGCAATCAGAACGGATGTAGTTTTCTACATCATCGTCTGCTTCATGATGATAGCAGACACAAGAAATCAATTTCAAGCTTTCCATCTGAGTTCGCATCCGTTAATGCTCATCACGGTTTGGGGGAAGTACTTCTCAAGTATGTTCGGGTCACAGTGCAAGGAAAAGGGAAATCGATATCAACGTTCGCCTTTCTTGATGCAGGATCAACCTCAACGCTGATGGAGCATAGTTTATGGGAGGAGCTGAACCTCGATGGTGAGGAGTCTCCGCTGCATATCTCATGGACTGGCGAACAAGGGCGATACGAGGAAAATTCTGTAGTATTTTCAGCTGAGATAACTAGTGCTCAAAACCCAGAGTGTAGCTTCCGTATTCCCAAAGTCCACACAGTGCGCAGCCTGAACCTTCCTGCGCAAACTATGCCTGTAAAGGATCTTGCAAAGCATTACCGACACTTGTCGAATCTACCCCTAGAGTCCTACGCTGCGGTGAAACCTCGTTTACTCTTGGGTGTTGACAGCTCTCGATTAGAGTATCCACTTGATTCTAGAGAGGGGAAAGAGAATCAGCCGATCGCGGTACTCACTCGACTGGGTTGGGTGATCTACGGTCCATACTCTATGACAGAGGAAAACATCGGGAAGAAAGACGTTTCGTATGATGAACAATCCATGGAATATATGCAAACAAATATCATTCACAAGGATAGAGGTTACGAGACCGCTCCAATGCGACGCTGCGAAGATGCCCGGTTGCCGAAGGGTGACTCCTTGCCCCTACAGCAATACGACTGTTGGAACAAGCGTACTAGTCGCGAATCTAAGCTAGTAAAGGAGCTGCAGGAGACAAAAAATGGAACTTCAATCAGAAGAATACATCCGCTAGTTGCTAGCACAGAAGAAAGCCACACACTCCGAAGATTCGTGGTTTCCGCCGATTTTTTCAGTTTGAATCCCAGTGAGCTTGAATTAGCGGATCTCAATCTCTGTTACATACAATCTGAAGGTGGTTTCGGAATTCGAGGATGGTGCACAAACTCCAGGAAAGTATTACACGTCATATGCGAGCAAAGGATAACTCAAAACGATACGAATCTTCGAAGCCGAATGATTACGTCTTTGACCGACATCAACAAGCAGCCTACAAGAAAAATCACCAATGAAGTTCTGTGGAACAGTTTGATGGAGATGCAAAATATAATAGAGCTCAGCCCCCTCACTCACGCCCCAATTGAAGAAACCGAAAATAAGGCTCTGATACCCAGCCATTACTTGCTAGGATTCTTTGGCGGAACACAATTCTTAGCATTCTACGGCGATACCACCGCTATCCTAATGAACaaccggaagtttcttcaaaatttcgccAACATCTTCTGGAAAATATGGCGATTTATTGTGGGTTCGAATTTGCTGAAGAACTCATTGTTGAAGAGCTACTGGACATCGGCGCAACAGGAAGTGCTCATGAACCCAGATCCTGTGCACGGGGTGGGAGTGTTACGCCATTTGCGTACGCGCCTTTGTCATCGATTAGCAGTAATGTATGTATGA